A stretch of DNA from Basfia succiniciproducens:
GTGCCAACCACAGAAAACATTATGTGGTCGCTGATTTCCATCATATGTTTAATTGCGGGAATCGGTTTCTTAATTTGGGCCTATTCTTTCTTACGTGATCATAATGAAACGGCACCGCAGGCACCGGCTGCGGATCCCTTGTCAAAACTCAATTTAACACCGTCGCAAAAAGCATTGGGAAAATACGTTTTCCTTACCTTGGCGCTATTTGTCGTGCAAGTGGGATTGGGCGGCGTACTGGCGCATTATACGGTGGAAGGACAAAAATTCTACGGTGTGGATATTTCGCAGCTGTTTCCTTATTCCTTGATCCGGACCTGGCACATTCAGTCCGCATTATTCTGGATTGCCACCGGCTTTTTGACCGCAGGTTTGTTCCTGGCGCCGATTATTAACGGTGGAAAAGATCCTAAATATCAAAAATTCGGTGTAAATTTTCTGTTCTTAGCTTTATTGATCGTAGTGGTCGGATCCTACAGCGGTAATTTCTTTGCATTGAGCCATCAAATTCCTGCGGAATTTAATTTCTGGTTTGGCCATCAAGGTTATGAATATTTAGATTTGGGACGTTTCTGGCAATTATTGTTATTTGTGGGTTTCCTGCTTTGGCTATGGTTAATGTTACGCTGTACGAGCCATTCCTTTAAGCAAGGCGGCGATAAGAACCTGCTTGCCATCTTTATCGCCTCCATTATCGGAGTCGGCTTATTCTACGGACCCGGTTTGTTCTACGGCGAACATTCCAGTATCACCGTTATGGAATATTGGCGTTGGTGGGTGGTACATTTGTGGGTTGAAGGCTTCTTCGAAGTATTTGCAACCTGCGCATTGGCATTCATTTTCTATAACTTGGGATTAGTCAGCTATCACAGTGCGACGGTTGCCTCATTAATGGCAGGGAGCTTATTTCTGGTTGGCGGCATACCGGGAACCGCTCACCATTTCTATTTTTCAGGCACCACTACGCCGGCGCTAGCGGCCGGAGCCGTATTCTCGGCATTGGAAGTCGTGCCGTTGGTATTGTTAGGAAGCGAAGCTTACGAACATTGGTCATACCAGCACAGAACCTCATGGATGCAGAAATTACGCTGGCCGTTAATGTGTTTCGTGGCGGTAGCATTCTGGAATATGTTAGGCGCGGGCGTATTCGGATTCTTAATTAATCCGCCGATTTCGTTATTCTATTTGCAGGGACTGAATACCACTGCGGTTCACGCACACGCCGCATTATTCGGCGTATACGGATTCCTGACATTAGGTTTCGTATTGCTAGTGGCGCGTTATTTAAAACCCGATTTCCAATTTAATGAAAAACTGATGAAAACGGGATTTTGGTCAATGAATATCGGATTAGTGCTGATGATTGCCATCAGCTTACTGCCAATCGGGTTATACCAGGTTTCCGCCAGTATTAGCGAAGGCTTATGGTATGCCCGCAGCGAAGGTTTCCTGCAGCAGGATTTTTTACAAACTCTGCGTTGGTTGCGAACTGTCGGCGATTTAATTTTAATCTTTGGGGCGGTGTTATTTGCTTACGAAGTGACGCGATTAACATTTAGTCGCAGAACATGAGATAACAAGTTGAAGCGTTAAGAATATAAATTTAATCGGAATA
This window harbors:
- a CDS encoding nitric-oxide reductase large subunit, producing MGKYKKLWAALVVVLTVTFTILGYIGVEVYRQAPPVPQAYVSQTGETVMTKDDILAGQTAWQTTGGMEVGSLLGHGAYQAPDWTADWLHRELTAWLDIRAQATFNKSYTELDPATQAALQAVLRDEYRHQSRVNKDGNVVLSETRLQAIRQTADYYIKLYGDDPSMISSRESFAMKNNTLPDPEARQKLSDFFFWTAWVASTNRPDAEATYTNNWPHEPLIQNVPTTENIMWSLISIICLIAGIGFLIWAYSFLRDHNETAPQAPAADPLSKLNLTPSQKALGKYVFLTLALFVVQVGLGGVLAHYTVEGQKFYGVDISQLFPYSLIRTWHIQSALFWIATGFLTAGLFLAPIINGGKDPKYQKFGVNFLFLALLIVVVGSYSGNFFALSHQIPAEFNFWFGHQGYEYLDLGRFWQLLLFVGFLLWLWLMLRCTSHSFKQGGDKNLLAIFIASIIGVGLFYGPGLFYGEHSSITVMEYWRWWVVHLWVEGFFEVFATCALAFIFYNLGLVSYHSATVASLMAGSLFLVGGIPGTAHHFYFSGTTTPALAAGAVFSALEVVPLVLLGSEAYEHWSYQHRTSWMQKLRWPLMCFVAVAFWNMLGAGVFGFLINPPISLFYLQGLNTTAVHAHAALFGVYGFLTLGFVLLVARYLKPDFQFNEKLMKTGFWSMNIGLVLMIAISLLPIGLYQVSASISEGLWYARSEGFLQQDFLQTLRWLRTVGDLILIFGAVLFAYEVTRLTFSRRT